One window of the Candidatus Dormiibacterota bacterium genome contains the following:
- a CDS encoding YdeI/OmpD-associated family protein: protein MDKATRGNKGGGGPSVLRFKARLVRHSKAATAGRRTLLNVPAAVSKELRGMTKVEGTMNGHPFRAALEANTSGGHQLRVNKAMREGAGADAGDTVKLAILGPEPKPRIPADLRGALTASREANALWKDLTPDGRRDWIRWIDSTKSAETRARRVTRTVEQLSAGKRRPCCVNVYEFMLRRVRE, encoded by the coding sequence ATGGACAAAGCAACACGTGGGAATAAAGGCGGCGGCGGTCCATCAGTCCTGCGCTTCAAGGCACGGCTCGTTCGACATTCCAAGGCGGCGACGGCCGGTCGCCGGACCCTGCTCAACGTCCCGGCGGCGGTCAGTAAGGAACTGCGCGGCATGACCAAGGTTGAAGGCACGATGAACGGTCATCCTTTCCGAGCGGCGCTAGAAGCCAACACGTCCGGAGGCCACCAGCTGCGCGTGAACAAGGCCATGCGCGAGGGCGCCGGTGCCGACGCGGGCGACACGGTAAAACTCGCTATCTTGGGACCAGAGCCTAAACCGAGAATCCCTGCCGATCTCCGTGGCGCCCTTACCGCTTCCCGCGAAGCAAACGCGTTGTGGAAGGACCTCACTCCCGACGGTCGTCGCGATTGGATCCGCTGGATCGATTCGACCAAGAGCGCTGAGACCCGGGCCCGCCGGGTCACACGGACCGTCGAGCAGCTTTCCGCGGGAAAGCGGCGCCCTTGTTGTGTGAATGTCTATGAGTTTATGCTGCGTCGCGTTCGAGAATAG